The genomic window AAAAACTTGAGCTATGCTTTTGGCATTAAGAACGACAACAAAAAGGCAATGGTCAAAAGTTCTATTCGAGAAGGATTCAGAGAACCTTTTGCGCTTCATCACATCCCATATCGCTCCCTCTTAGTACATCTCAGGGATTATTGAGGAAATAAAGAATAGAATACGACATATTCCGCAGGCTGCTATTCAGCACAACTAcaaagaaggaaatcaagcagcagaTGGCTTGGCCAATCATGCGGTAGATGGAAGTCAAATGAGAAATTTTTTAACCAAAATTTGGGACCAGACAATTCCGATTTTTATTAGTCATATTATTTTCCATGGCTCCGTGGGTACACGTACTCATATCAAATTGTAGCCTAATTTTCTATTACTGtctccgtttctaaaaaaataggcttgtttggttttcacaaaaattaagaaaactaatcattggagccatttttccatgtttttcctAATATATCCCTTGGTCACCCTCATTTGTTATTaaagaaagaggagagagaagtaATCCCCTTTTTGTATAAGGAGAGAAAATGGAGAGAGATAAGTGGTCCCTCAATGGGTATAGTaataaaatcataacatttgactttcaaCATAtgaaaacaagcctattttttgacatacccaaaaaagaaaactgcctattttttagaaatggATGGAGTAATAAAATgcataatccaaaaaaaaaacaaaaagaaacaattgGTCACATTTTTGTAAAAGATCACTGCCTTCAgtttttttagaaacggaggggaGCTCGATATATTGACCTCAGGCTCCCAGCCAACTGGGTTAGCCCAAGCACACTGTGAAAATAAGAAACGGCCTAAATTGTAAATCCTCTCTTCCATCAACCATTTCATTTTCTCCTCCTCACTAATTCATGGCATCTCCCTTTTTCAGaagaatttttagggtttatgctCATATTAGTAGTACCAAATCCTCACTCTCATCATCAACAACACTCTACAATGAAACCAGAAGAACTTTCAGATCCAAAGCAGCATTAGAATCCCTAATTACAGCAGCTGAAGAAAAAACCGCTAATATAATTCTTTACAATTACCCTTCATTTTCTGGTTCTTATTCAGCTCTCTTTGCTCAGCTTTACTATACTCATCTTCAAATTCCTCATCTCATTTTGCCTTTCTCTTCAGTTGAACCTTTCAGGTAACTATGATAGCAACCCAattttgaccttttttttttttttctttctttcttttttcctttcttgATTTTGATCTTGTTGATTCATTGTAATAGGGTTGAAGATTTGAATATAGGAGAAACTGTTGACACATGTTATCTCCTTGATTTTGTTGGGCCTAAAGGATTCACTGTGGAACTATCTAAGGTATTTAACAGGTAAGTGGGGTTTAGGGTTTATCaatattttgttctttcattTTTGATGTATGTTTAGGGTTTATAATCTGAACAGGTACTTAAATGATGATTTTATGTTTGAATTAGGGTTATAGTGTTCGACCACAGTAAATTGACAATGTCCAAGGTTCCCTCCAATGAGGAATGTCCAGATAACTTAGAGTTGAATATCAATGTACATGAGAGTAGTTCCGAAGCTGTTTATAATTACTTCTCGAACAAACTATTGGATACAAACTGTACTGTCTGTACACTTGTTAGAAATGAAGATAAGGACCGTATTGAAACACTACTTAAGTACATTGAAGATGGTGAGCTGAACAAATGGAACTTACCTGATACTAGAGCGTTTGATATCAGTTTGAAAGTAGAGCGGCGGAAGCTGAATTGCATTACTAATCCATACATGTTTGATCAGGTTTAGTTTCTTTCTTGGGTTAAGTTTCTGTTTATATGGTTGCTGAATGGGATTTGGTAATGGAATGGTAATATATATGTGATTGTTTATTAACTTGAATATGATTTATCAACAGTTAATGCAACTGGATCCCACTGATTTAATCATCCGGGGAAATGCTTACATCTCTTCTCGCCAAAATGCCGCAAATAAGTTATTGGATAAACCTTTCAAAATTCATTTGGGCAGAGGTTTCTACGGAGAATGTTTGGTATAGTTCTTTCTCCCCCCCCCCCACTTATCCCTGACGGTAGTCTGTAACTGTTGAATGATTGACGTAGGAAAGTGATTTCATGTTATGTTTATAGTTTATCTGATTTGTCCAATCCTCCACATTTTAATTTGTAAATTTTCATACTATATCCATGTGTTACTGTTATAGGGAATTAGAGCTGATGGGAACGCAAACTTAAGCGATGAAATTGGACAAGAACTTAGTTTAAGAAGTGCTGCAGCTGGCTTGAGGtaaatttttatcaaaataagttTCTGAAGTGACAGCAGGCTTGATGTGTTTCtgaattatgttt from Papaver somniferum cultivar HN1 unplaced genomic scaffold, ASM357369v1 unplaced-scaffold_19, whole genome shotgun sequence includes these protein-coding regions:
- the LOC113339056 gene encoding uncharacterized protein LOC113339056 isoform X2, encoding MASPFFRRIFRVYAHISSTKSSLSSSTTLYNETRRTFRSKAALESLITAAEEKTANIILYNYPSFSGSYSALFAQLYYTHLQIPHLILPFSSVEPFRVEDLNIGETVDTCYLLDFVGPKGFTVELSKVFNRVIVFDHSKLTMSKVPSNEECPDNLELNINVHESSSEAVYNYFSNKLLDTNCTVCTLVRNEDKDRIETLLKYIEDGELNKWNLPDTRAFDISLKVERRKLNCITNPYMFDQLMQLDPTDLIIRGNAYISSRQNAANKLLDKPFKIHLGRGFYGECLGIRADGNANLSDEIGQELSLRSAAAGLRPIGAVIYMQRKNLKMCLRSNDSSTDTSEIAKAYGGGGTSASSSLIIRMDEYNEWVSGRSRKVCKDSRIS
- the LOC113339056 gene encoding uncharacterized protein LOC113339056 isoform X1, with protein sequence MASPFFRRIFRVYAHISSTKSSLSSSTTLYNETRRTFRSKAALESLITAAEEKTANIILYNYPSFSGSYSALFAQLYYTHLQIPHLILPFSSVEPFRVEDLNIGETVDTCYLLDFVGPKGFTVELSKVFNRVIVFDHSKLTMSKVPSNEECPDNLELNINVHESSSEAVYNYFSNKLLDTNCTVCTLVRNEDKDRIETLLKYIEDGELNKWNLPDTRAFDISLKVERRKLNCITNPYMFDQLMQLDPTDLIIRGNAYISSRQNAANKLLDKPFKIHLGRGFYGECLGIRADGNANLSDEIGQELSLRSAAAGLRPIGAVIYMQRKNLKMCLRSNDSSTDTSEIAKAYGGGGTSASSSLIIRMDEYNEWVSGRSRKVCKSSASVKNPSNFSSTFVIQRIC
- the LOC113339056 gene encoding uncharacterized protein LOC113339056 isoform X3; translated protein: MASPFFRRIFRVYAHISSTKSSLSSSTTLYNETRRTFRSKAALESLITAAEEKTANIILYNYPSFSGSYSALFAQLYYTHLQIPHLILPFSSVEPFRVEDLNIGETVDTCYLLDFVGPKGFTVELSKVFNRVIVFDHSKLTMSKVPSNEECPDNLELNINVHESSSEAVYNYFSNKLLDTNCTVCTLVRNEDKDRIETLLKYIEDGELNKWNLPDTRAFDISLKVERRKLNCITNPYMFDQLMQLDPTDLIIRGNAYISSRQNAANKLLDKPFKIHLGRGFYGECLGIRADGNANLSDEIGQELSLRSAAAGLRPIGAVIYMQRKNLKMCLRSNDSSTDTSEIAKAYGGGGTSASSSLIIRMDEYNEWVSGRSRKVCKRIC